From a region of the Hemibagrus wyckioides isolate EC202008001 linkage group LG14, SWU_Hwy_1.0, whole genome shotgun sequence genome:
- the zbtb22a gene encoding zinc finger and BTB domain-containing protein 22 yields the protein MDKTLSSSAPVVQVCFPNVRAQVLDNLNRQREEGRLCDLSIQVQGQVFRAHRCVLAASSPYFHDQVLLKNVSTVSLPSVMDPLVFESVLNSAYTGQLSIVRDDIVNYVTVASFLQMWHIVDKCTDILKRSRPLTQASPGVESGNSRHQSPSSSDCCLTEPEEQKKPLAGECAALPPLATWRRPQQVPHHGKWGKSRLFLPPQHRADSPPAGEMERASSPEAANEKRNWVRSRLRESREVDEEDRRRGERWMEADEGVGEESELEEEERRAGGCGSGATLKKEGESGGEGQGAERGKDQQEGYLAAAQDAEEVLVATHCPISGRAQWQPAADWSTGPCAQPGGKLIEDAEKDVEEVDFGRFTEGGFEGETYDEIEDGTGQVSQRPLLPVSPGNAGGMDFVLGPSELPWTSGALSSPSVPPSSSPVPSSSSPPSLAPYAGKVHFCHCGKAFTLKSMRDRHVKMQHLNLRPFACPVCAKSFKMKHHLTKHVKTHGALRPYECNVCGKKIIWRDSFLKHQARCQHLANRSVCADTNGAESDQDKVELEYEGYPGEGHVKMEQGEHEEAPLEHVLKEEDGGSYT from the exons ATGGATAAGACACTGAGCAGCAGTGCGCCGGTTGTCCAGGTGTGTTTCCCCAACGTGAGAGCACAGGTGCTGGACAACCTGAACCGTCAGCGAGAAGAAGGACGACTGTGTGATCTGTCCATCCAGGTTCAGGGTCAGGTGTTCAGGGCACATCGCTGTGTCCTGGCGGCTTCCTCGCCCTACTTTCATGACCAG GTTCTGCTAAAGAATGTGAGCACGGTGTCTCTGCCGTCTGTCATGGACCCGCTGGTCTTCGAGAGTGTCCTCAACTCCGCCTACACAGGCCAGCTGAGCATCGTGCGTGACGACATCGTCAACTATGTGACAGTGGCCAGCTTTCTGCAGATGTGGCACATCGTGGACAAGTGCACAGATATCCTCAAAAGATCAAGACCTTTGACCCAAGCCAGCCCAGGTGTAGAGTCTGGCAACTCCAGGCACCAAAGTCCCAGCAGCTCGGATTGCTGCCTGACCGAACCCGAGGAGCAGAAGAAGCCCCTCGCAGGAGAATGTGCCGCTCTTCCACCCCTGGCCACCTGGAGGAGGCCGCAGCAGGTGCCCCATCATGGTAAATGGGGCAAATCCAGGCTGTTTCTGCCCCCGCAGCACAGAGCCGATTCTCCCCCGGCGGGGGAAATGGAGCGGGCAAGTAGCCCAGAGGCTGCGAATGAGAAACGCAACTGGGTGCGCTCTCGCCTTCGCGAGAGCAGAGAGGTGGACGAGGAGGACAGAAGGCGAGGGGAGAGGTGGATGGAGGCAGATGAAGGTGTAGGGGAGGAATCAgagttggaggaggaggagcgacGGGCCG GAGGCTGTGGCTCAGGGGCAACTCTTAAAAAGGAGGGAGAGTCAGGGGGAGAGGGACAGGGTGCAGAGAGGGGCAAAGATCAGCAGGAAGGGTATCTGGCAGCAGCTCAGGACGCAGAGGAAGTGCTCGTTGCCACTCACTGTCCGATTTCCGGGCGCGCTCAGTGGCAGCCGGCAGCCGATTGGTCGACGGGTCCGTGCGCTCAGCCGGGAGGGAAGTTAATCGAGGACGCCGAGAAGGACGTAGAAGAAGTGGACTTTGGACGCTTCACAGAGGGAGGATTTGAGGGAGAGACGTATGACGAGATCGAGGATGGCACGGGACAAGTTTCCCAAAGGCCTTTGCTTCCCGTGTCTCCTGGCAACGCCGGGGGAATGGATTTTGTGCTAGGGCCTTCGGAGCTCCCGTGGACATCGGGCGCGCTCTCGTCCCCCTCCgtccctccttcctcctctcccGTGCCCTCCTCCTCGTCTCCGCCCTCCCTCGCGCCCTATGCTGGCAAAGTGCACTTCTGCCACTGCGGTAAAGCCTTCACGCTGAAGAGCATGCGAGACCGTCACGTCAAGATGCAGCACCTGAACCTGCGGCCCTTCGCCTGCCCCGTCTGTGCCAAGAGCTTCAAGATGAAGCACCACCTGACCAAGCACGTGAAGACGCACGGCGCTCTGAGGCCTTACGAGTGCAACGTCTGCGGCAAGAAGATCATCTGGAGGGACAGTTTCCTCAAACACCAAGCGCGCTGCCAACACCTCGCCAACAGGTCGGTCTGCGCAGACACCAACGGAGCGGAGTCGGATCAGGACAAGGTGGAGCTGGAGTACGAGGGTTACCCGGGTGAGGGACACGTAAAGATGGAGCAGGGAGAGCACGAGGAAGCTCCACTGGAGCATGTTCTGAAGGAGGAAGACGGAGGCAGCTACACTTGA